The proteins below come from a single Cricetulus griseus strain 17A/GY chromosome 6, alternate assembly CriGri-PICRH-1.0, whole genome shotgun sequence genomic window:
- the LOC100759581 gene encoding LOW QUALITY PROTEIN: COMM domain-containing protein 7-like (The sequence of the model RefSeq protein was modified relative to this genomic sequence to represent the inferred CDS: substituted 1 base at 1 genomic stop codon) produces MGRLHCTQDPVPEAVRSDMQXLNQLGAQQFSALTEVLFHFLTEPKEVEHFLAQLSEFATTNQISLGPLKSIMKSLLLVPNGALKKGLTAEQVRADLLTLGLNEEKATYFSEKWKQNAPTLAQWAIGQTLMINQLVDMEWRFGVTSGSSELEKVGSIFLQLKLVVKKGKQMENVYIELTLPQFYSFLHEMERVRASMECLS; encoded by the coding sequence ATGGGTCGCCTGCACTGCACGCAGGACCCCGTGCCCGAGGCCGTGCGCAGCGACATGCAGTAACTGAACCAGCTGGGCGCTCAGCAGTTCTCAGCCCTGACAGAAGTGCTTTTCCATTTCCTAACTGAGCCCAAAGAGGTGGAGCACTTTCTGGCTCAGCTCTCTGAATTTGCCACCACCAATCAGATCAGTCTTGGCCCCCTCAAAAGCATCATGAAAAGCCTCCTTCTGGTTCCAAATGGTGCACTGAAGAAGGGCCTCACTGCCGAGCAGGTGCGGGCTGATCTCCTGACTCTAGGTCTTAATGAGGAGAAAGCCACTTACTTTTCTGAAAAGTGGAAGCAGAATGCCCCAACCCTTGCACAGTGGGCCATAGGTCAGACCCTGATGATTAACCAGCTGGTTGATATGGAGTGGCGATTTGGAGTGACATCTGGAAGCAGTGAATtagagaaagtgggaagcatATTTTTACAGTTAAAGTTGGTGgttaagaaaggaaaacaaatggaaaatgtgTATATAGAATTAACGTTGCCTCAGTTCTACAGTTTCCTACATGAGATGGAGCGAGTCAGAGCAAGCATGGAGTGCCTCAGCTGA